The Clostridiales bacterium sequence ATATTTCAGTTTAACAAAGATGCCGATCATTGTCAAAAATTAATGTATAGGGAGCGCGGCAAAAAGACATAATAAATTATAGATAACTATGTGACAAAATTACAAAATTTTTGAAAAAAATTTGCAAAATCCTATTGACATAATTAGCAATTGATGTATAATAGTGTTAGCAGTCAAAGGTCATGAGTGCTAATAAATTTTTGTAGGAGGTGTTTTTGAAAATGGCATTTTTACCATGGGATAAACGCAATAGAGGCATGAGGGGACTTTCGCCGTTTGATTGGGTTGACGATTTCTTTCAAGATTTTACGCCGTTTAAGGGCATAGACACCTTTAGAATGGACGTGAAAGAAACCGACAAAGAGTACTTGATTGAAGCCGAATTACCCGGCGTTAACAAAGAAGACGTTAACATTTCTTTAAACGACGGGCAATTGACAATAGCCGTAAAGCAAACGCAACAAAAAGACGAAGAAAACGCCAATTACATCAGAAGAGAAAGACGCGTAGGAACAATGCAAAGAACGGTGTATTTGTGCAACGCCTCCAATAAAGGCGCAAACGCAAAATTTAAAGATGGTATTTTGTCTTTGAGAATACCTAAAGACGACTCCGAAAAGATTTACAAAATTGATATAGATTAAGCCAATCACAAAGCTCATAAACTTCCCCCTATAAATCCGCGCCAAACTATAATACCCCTACCCTCCTTAAACTAGGCGCGGTTTTTTTATGCGAATTTATCAAACCATATTTTTGTTGATAAAAATGTTTTGGTGAAATATAAAAAATTTTAAATCCACCCAAAATAAATTGACAAAATAAAAAAAACAGTATATTAATAGTTAATAGAACGGGTAATCTTTTTTGGGACGGTGGCGCTTTTTTTAATAAAACGCCCCTCCCAATAGAGATTGCTTTTTTTATTTTAGGGCGAAATTTTATAGACTATTGACATTAGCGCGCGTTTGGAGTAA is a genomic window containing:
- a CDS encoding Hsp20/alpha crystallin family protein, encoding MAFLPWDKRNRGMRGLSPFDWVDDFFQDFTPFKGIDTFRMDVKETDKEYLIEAELPGVNKEDVNISLNDGQLTIAVKQTQQKDEENANYIRRERRVGTMQRTVYLCNASNKGANAKFKDGILSLRIPKDDSEKIYKIDID